From the Daphnia magna isolate NIES linkage group LG3, ASM2063170v1.1, whole genome shotgun sequence genome, one window contains:
- the LOC116919078 gene encoding mucin-5AC isoform X4 — MATEDWAAMEDEEFLGEYMDTSSIEVDQIDNNRLPNDRAIYSNDEMTTSPVNQKWSNHQADLVSSQSTSSEGEGRQKKVNKMKLLVRSHALREAASPPPDSPSPLFNATNNGSSPEEQQHNQQASLVITVVESNDETSSLHQQEIAPNRLRPRVQVGSSQCSVDSTSSFVSFSLSRDSSTELANGSDVYLTVGSHLYTDNTGVDLQHFIVETLHRNYKDRMTLLRIEQDMIALVRDAKRTCHRFPAMSSYHRMLVHRVAAYFGMEHNVDQSGNCVVVSKSRHTRLPEVAFKEYVRDDIVLPEEPNRKLNPKRETVSFEEPHSGSSNKFTRSPENRSRSLEERDVGMDSRPKNRAFQPQVTLVPEGACSEGSPPVAMGARRKENVSESVSTYVTPTTSRTNSEEIQTLRWPKRLTQGALRNNRIPKVESFDSRDLLGSYGNTLRPTVAKSYSFGGYTATCASEANVAAVRADENVVGPPVYQQPILSHQSGHSYGSRFLSKQVRSSEDSNASSISISRSSPTSSGYKSQHSAAPSPTPVANSRMIPLRAQPTSCNSSMESQCAAGCQEWNQPGANAGNSSSGAVTTTPETVSTNNTPTTNATLLWAVTSLDDVPAGSILINPQTGLPFYNPDGSAYRYNPHLPLPFQVEVNAADNPVSEITGEIQQPESYESYDRPEVKTEAGESTAMTSVPAYSSWPQHCYETPISPTLTASYVNQPQAYFAPEFTSFHSTNGAGAAPDPQPNGYFVAPTVNSSASFDDQMKANCVAVPVAHGHGYVLYQACLGPSGDNGTIIDANDLYSAMKNLSLRPIGGVPPMSYTAALTDNLAHHVELAPNGPFVATVPIRPVPNGKMQATCSNLPPRSGSTPPTVVTSAPGASLASNPYLASIRVQSNGQIMHHQIQQPYNGTANVAVAPYHPSVVYPLLNTATHSQGNRQHYFPSSLVHHQFNNAHQYVSSPWSLVTNASATNRGTPERETVNVEMPSNRIVAAPHSPNRLSCLYGPSLPSPFLAGECGAIRPSSTVLHRQFSLPTPAPPATYTLRPRIQQHHMPGSSLQRPTSSSVQNQNGILAFNSSRHVRTRRQVFRPNTGFTTDPSSVMQSHSSSPVQQFPSPTS; from the exons ATGGCGACAGAAGACTGGGCTGCAATGGAGGACGAAGAGTTCCTGGGGGAGTACATGGACACATCATCTATTGAAGTGGATCAGATAGACAATAACCGTTTGCCCAATGATCGTGCCATTTATTCGAACGATGAGATGACAACAAGTCCAGTCAATCAAAAATGGTCCAATCATCAAGCCGACCTCGTTTCTAGCCAGAGCACCAGCAGCGAAGGCGAGGGTCGTCAAAAGAAAGTCAATAAAATGAAGTTGCTGGTGCGGAGTCATGCCTTACGTGAAGCTGCATCCCCGCCTCCAGATTCGCCTTCACCTCTCTTTAATGCTACAAACAATGGCTCATCTCCTGAAGAACAGCAGCATAATCAGCAGGCTTCTCTGGTCATCACGGTCGTCGAGAGCAACGACGAGACTTCTTCACTACACCAACAAGAAATTGCACCCAACCGACTTCGTCCTCGCGTTCAG GTGGGGAGTTCGCAGTGCAGCGTCGATAGCACGAGCtcgtttgtttcattttcactgTCACGAGACTCTAGCACGGAATTGGCTAACGGGAGCGATGTTTACCTTACCGTTGGTTCTCATTTGTACACGGACAACACGGGCGTTGACTTGCAGCACTTTATTGTTGAAACCTTACACCGCAATTACAAAGATAGGATGACGCTGTTGCGCATCGAACAGGATATGATTGCGCTGGTTAGAGATGCCAAGCGTACCTGTCACAGGTTTCCGGCCATGTCCTCATATCATCGAATGCTTGTCCATCGTGTTGCCGCTTATTTCGGCATGGAACACAACGTCGATCAATCCG GTAACTGCGTCGTCGTGAGTAAATCACGTCATACACGGTTGCCGGAGGTTGCATTCAAAGAGTACGTGCGCGATGATATCGTTTTACCCGAAGAGCCCAACAGAAAACTGAATCCAAAAAGAGAAACTGTTTCGTTCGAAGAGCCGCACAGTGGTAGTAGCAACAAGTTTACCCGTTCACCGGAAAACCGAAGTAGGAGCCTGGAAGAGCGTGATGTGGGCATGGACAGTAGACCAAAGAACCGCGCCTTTCAACCTCAAGTGACGTTGGTCCCAGAAGGAGCTTGTTCGGAAGGATCGCCTCCGGTGGCAATGGGAGCTAGGAGGAAGGAAAACGTTTCTGAATCGGTATCCACCTATGTCACTCCTACAACTTCACGCACAAACAGCGAAGAGATTCAAACACTTCGATGGCCCAAGCGGTTAACCCAGGGAGCACTCCGTAACAACCGCATTCCTAAG GTGGAGTCATTTGATAGCCGTGATCTACTCGGCAGTTACGGCAACACCTTACGTCCTACCGTCGCTAAATCTTACAGCTTTGGTGGATACACGGCAACCTGTGCATCAGAGGCTAACGTGGCTGCAGTACGAGCAGACGAAAACGTGGTCGGTCCGCCTGTTTATCAACAACCCATTCTCAGCCATCAAAGCGGCCATAGCTATGGCTCTCGGTTTTTATCGAAACAAGTACGTTCAAGTGAG GATTCAAATGCAAGTTCGATCAGTATTTCACGCTCCAGTCCTACAAGTTCAGGATACAAATCCCAACATTCGGCAGCCCCTTCTCCTACACCTGTCGCCAATAGCCGGATGATTCCGCTCCGAGCACAGCCGACATCATGTAACAGTAGTATGGAATCTCAATGTGCTGCTGGTTGCCAAGAATGGAATCAACCTGGTGCAAATGCAGGCAATTCCAGTTCTGGAGCTGTAACCACTACTCCCGAAACTGTGTCTACTAATAACACCCCTACTACTAATGCAACTCTGCTGTGGGCAGTGACCAGTTTGGATGATGTGCCAGCTGGTAGCATTCTCATCAATCCACAAACTGGACTGCCTTTTTATAATCCTGATGGCTCTGCGTACAGATACAATCCACACTTACCACTACCGTtccag GTTGAAGTGAATGCTGCTGATAATCCAGTCAGTGAAATAACTGGAGAAATCCAACAGCCAGAGTCTTATGAATCTTATGATAGACCTGAAGTGAAAACGGAAGCCGGGGAAAGCACAGCAATGACATCTGTCCCAGCGTATTCTAGTTGGCCACAACATTGTTATGAGACTCCTATATCGCCAACTTTGACTGCTTCGTATGTTAACCAGCCACAAGCGTATTTTGCTCCCGAGTTTACCTCGTTTCACTCTACAAACGGAGCGGGTGCAGCACCCGATCCTCAACCAAATGGTTACTTCGTTGCTCCCACAGTTAATTCTTCGGCTTCATTCGATGACCAAATGAAAGCGAATTGTGTTGCTGTTCCAGTTGCCCACGGACATGGCTACGTACTCTATCAAGCCTGTTTAGGCCCTTCAGGTGACAATGGCACAATAATCGATGCCAATGACTTGTACTCGGCCATGAAGAATTTAAGTCTTAGACCAATCGGAGGAGTCCCACCAATGTCTTATACTGCAGCTTTGACGGATAATTTGGCTCACCATGTTGAATTGGCTCCGAATGGCCCATTTGTGGCTACAGTTCCTATTAGGCCAGTTCCCAACGGGAAAATGCAAGCCACTTGTAGCAATTTGCCACCTCGGTCCGGATCGACTCCTCCAACTGTTGTTACGAGCGCACCAGGAGCATCATTGGCATCCAATCCTTACTTAGCATCAATTCGAGTT CAAAGTAATGGTCAAATAATGCATCACCAAATACAGCAGCCTTATAATGGAACTGCAAACGTTGCGGTTGCCCCTTACCATCCATCTGTGGTTTATCCGTTGTTGAATACTGCTACGCATTCACAAGGCAACAGGCAACATTATTTTCCGTCCAGCCTAGTTCACCATCAGTTTAACAATGCGCAT CAGTATGTATCATCCCCGTGGTCATTGGTGACAAACGCCTCGGCAACCAACCGTGGCACGCCTGAGAGAGAAACAGTTAACGTTGAAATGCCGTCCAATCGAATAGTGGCAGCCCCTCACTCGCCTAATCGTCTCTCATGTTTATACGGACCTTCACTCCCGTCACCATTTCTTGCAG GAGAATGCGGAGCAATTCGGCCGTCATCTACTGTACTCCATCGACAGTTTTCACTTCCAACGCCAGCTCCACCGGCCACGTATACATTAAGACCTCGCATACAGCAACATCACATGCCTGGCTCAAGTTTGCAGCGTCCTACATCATCTTCTGTTCAGAATCAGAACGGCATCTTAGCGTTTAATTCCTCGCGCCATGTGAGAACAAGGCGTCAAGTTTTCCGGCCTAATACCGGTTTCACGACCGATCCTTCCTCTGTTATGCAGAGTCATTCGTCTTCGCCTGTTCAGCAGTTTCCTTCACCGACGAGCTAA